A genomic region of Runella rosea contains the following coding sequences:
- a CDS encoding ligand-binding sensor domain-containing protein: MKKYLLLLSICISNVVWANNVIPSDYWDHLALNEGLSQNEVRSIVQDHRGLMWMGTQDGLNCYDGQAIKKYRHNPFDSTTLSHDDITFLYEDARHHLWVGTTKGLNRRLFRQNSFQHFPQIQGMVTSIVEDKNHAIWVGTSSGLWCLRPKGDEFQHFLYRHSTDDAYSLSNDFVGSMTLDAEGNLWIGTAKGLNKLLIGNNIRFENSRNRSLPLFDTDQPPTHVWSARAKGLWVSAQGQFGLANPQTGAWEDLTDGLPAKVQLSTVWTDRLGVIWIGTQGNGVFRYRFDEITRQLVRLGSFQEDLLAKNGLKSSHITCIYEGREASEDVVWVGTREAGVQLYSRSKNTFQHWERLFSKENAAGKSYFGIGTDRQGFLWAATFSKLYRIDRQSQDIKKYALPNDALVETITEDAKGTLWVGGNAGLLRYDRSRDRFAPFVLPAFDNKKPWVLRIYQDKQEKMWVGTQSYLAKLTPTGSPEIIRELPAAKNTKIELRSVGAIQKDAKGTLWIGMRNGLVQWPANGGIAQFFQNNPRDPKSLINNIVLDVHVDAKQRVWVCTTKGLSRVIEEKGKVTFEHFTEKEGLSNAFVYGALSDSKGKIWLTTNGGLVCFDPDKRTFRNYTAQDGLGGGEFNSGGFHQSADGELFFGGNGMLLSCRPTELVPNRHLPKVAVTSFKKFEKEWDIDSLLALKEPITLKYNENFFSFELAALDYTNPTQNQFAYQLEGFDKKWVTAGTRRYLTFTNLSPGQYTLRVKAANNEGLWNEKEILSIPLYIQPPFWQTWWFYGLALLILVTVSKLFYDYRVRAKVKHLFDLERVKLEENERVRKLAAQDLHDEFGNTLTRISLLTEMIKTRLNGQAKGEIGTLLTKIGDNSNRMYQGTKDFIWAINPEHDNFYEIAIRLKDFGDDAFDKTGIRFSVNGLNDDLRAVTLYMGESRHLVLLFKEAISNTLKHAQATEVSFTFGVENDEMKIQWQDNGKGFYADQTRQGNGLTNIQTRAEKIGGSALIRTLAGKGTCVEFRKKVGAIAKLSPKN, translated from the coding sequence ATGAAAAAATACCTGTTACTGCTTTCTATCTGCATCTCAAATGTCGTTTGGGCCAACAACGTGATTCCGTCCGACTATTGGGACCACCTTGCCCTCAACGAAGGCCTGAGCCAAAACGAAGTGCGTAGCATCGTGCAGGACCACCGAGGGTTGATGTGGATGGGCACGCAAGACGGCCTCAATTGTTATGACGGACAGGCTATCAAAAAATACCGCCACAACCCGTTTGACTCCACTACGCTCTCGCACGATGACATTACGTTTTTATACGAAGATGCGCGGCATCATCTCTGGGTGGGCACTACCAAAGGGCTGAATCGTCGGTTGTTTCGCCAGAATAGCTTTCAACATTTTCCACAAATCCAAGGCATGGTCACGAGCATTGTGGAAGACAAAAACCACGCGATTTGGGTCGGAACGTCGTCAGGTTTATGGTGCCTGCGGCCGAAAGGAGATGAATTTCAGCATTTTCTGTACCGTCATTCGACAGACGATGCTTATTCTCTTTCGAACGATTTTGTGGGGAGTATGACCCTTGACGCCGAAGGAAATTTATGGATAGGAACGGCCAAAGGTCTTAACAAACTATTGATTGGCAATAACATACGCTTTGAAAATAGTCGCAACCGCTCCTTGCCACTTTTTGACACTGACCAACCTCCTACGCACGTCTGGAGTGCGCGTGCTAAAGGCTTGTGGGTGAGTGCGCAAGGACAGTTTGGGTTGGCCAATCCTCAAACGGGTGCATGGGAAGACCTAACGGATGGGTTGCCCGCTAAAGTTCAACTTTCGACTGTTTGGACCGATCGCCTCGGTGTGATTTGGATAGGAACGCAGGGAAACGGTGTTTTTCGTTATCGTTTTGACGAAATCACGCGGCAACTAGTGCGTTTAGGGAGTTTTCAGGAAGATTTATTGGCAAAAAATGGCCTCAAAAGCAGCCATATCACCTGCATTTACGAAGGGCGAGAAGCATCCGAAGATGTGGTTTGGGTAGGTACACGCGAGGCGGGAGTTCAGTTGTATTCACGTTCAAAAAATACATTTCAACATTGGGAACGGCTATTTAGTAAAGAAAATGCCGCTGGAAAAAGTTACTTCGGCATTGGTACCGATCGGCAAGGGTTTTTGTGGGCAGCAACGTTTTCCAAGCTGTACCGAATTGACCGTCAGTCTCAGGACATCAAAAAATATGCATTACCCAATGATGCCTTGGTCGAAACTATCACTGAAGATGCCAAAGGTACGCTGTGGGTAGGTGGCAATGCGGGATTGCTTCGGTATGACCGCTCTCGTGATCGTTTTGCCCCGTTTGTTCTGCCCGCATTCGACAATAAAAAACCTTGGGTTTTGCGGATTTACCAAGACAAACAGGAGAAAATGTGGGTAGGTACTCAGTCCTATCTGGCCAAACTCACTCCTACTGGTTCGCCCGAAATCATTCGGGAATTACCTGCTGCTAAAAATACTAAAATTGAACTGCGTAGCGTCGGAGCTATTCAGAAGGATGCCAAAGGCACGCTCTGGATTGGGATGCGAAACGGATTGGTGCAATGGCCCGCCAACGGAGGAATTGCTCAATTCTTTCAAAATAATCCTCGCGATCCTAAATCATTGATAAACAATATTGTATTGGACGTTCATGTCGATGCCAAACAGCGCGTTTGGGTATGTACCACCAAAGGACTCAGTCGAGTGATTGAAGAAAAAGGAAAAGTTACGTTTGAGCATTTTACCGAAAAAGAAGGTCTTTCTAATGCTTTCGTGTACGGGGCGCTTAGCGACTCCAAAGGAAAGATATGGCTAACAACCAACGGCGGCTTGGTTTGCTTTGACCCCGACAAACGCACTTTTCGCAATTATACCGCCCAAGATGGACTCGGCGGTGGAGAATTTAATTCGGGGGGATTTCACCAAAGTGCCGATGGAGAATTATTTTTCGGAGGCAACGGCATGTTGTTAAGTTGTCGTCCTACTGAATTAGTGCCCAATCGGCACTTGCCCAAAGTGGCGGTTACTTCCTTCAAAAAGTTTGAAAAAGAATGGGACATTGACAGTCTGCTGGCGTTGAAAGAGCCCATTACCCTAAAATACAACGAGAATTTTTTTTCGTTTGAATTGGCCGCGTTAGATTATACCAACCCCACCCAGAATCAATTTGCGTACCAGCTGGAAGGGTTTGACAAAAAATGGGTCACGGCGGGTACACGTCGCTATTTGACATTTACTAACTTAAGCCCTGGCCAGTACACGTTGCGCGTCAAAGCTGCCAACAACGAAGGGCTGTGGAATGAAAAAGAAATCCTGAGCATTCCGCTGTACATCCAACCTCCTTTTTGGCAAACGTGGTGGTTTTACGGGTTGGCATTGTTGATTTTGGTGACCGTATCCAAGCTTTTTTACGATTATCGAGTACGGGCTAAAGTTAAGCATCTATTTGATTTGGAGCGGGTTAAGTTAGAAGAGAACGAGCGTGTACGTAAACTCGCGGCCCAAGACTTGCACGATGAATTCGGTAATACGTTGACGCGGATTTCGTTGTTAACAGAAATGATTAAAACCCGTCTCAATGGTCAGGCCAAGGGCGAAATCGGGACGTTGCTCACCAAAATCGGCGATAATTCCAACCGCATGTATCAGGGAACGAAAGATTTTATTTGGGCCATTAATCCCGAACACGATAATTTCTACGAGATTGCCATACGCCTCAAAGATTTTGGCGACGATGCGTTTGATAAAACGGGAATTCGGTTTTCGGTTAATGGCCTCAACGATGACCTCCGCGCAGTGACGCTTTACATGGGTGAAAGCAGGCACTTAGTGTTACTCTTCAAAGAAGCCATCAGCAACACCCTCAAACATGCCCAAGCCACGGAGGTTTCGTTTACTTTTGGTGTTGAAAACGACGAAATGAAGATTCAATGGCAGGACAACGGCAAGGGCTTTTACGCTGATCAAACCCGTCAGGGTAACGGACTGACCAACATCCAGACCCGCGCCGAAAAAATAGGTGGCAGCGCCCTCATCCGAACACTAGCAGGCAAAGGAACTTGCGTAGAATTTCGAAAAAAAGTGGGAGCTATAGCAAAACTTAGCCCCAAAAATTGA
- a CDS encoding S8 family serine peptidase → MVYLSVICIFVKGQTVETRLKTPENTAGLRHLDLQKRYTLNRQKALSLAKKQKWFISKKYAKERILTLQGVDTFGIPVYYTVHNLLASAGTHTTNLYNGGGLGIDLKGDLPQLNGTLCLWDGGLPRLSHIEFGGRIRQKDGSTLLSDHATHLSGTMAAAGINSQVKGMAYGAKLDVWDYTDDVVEMSREASKMLVSNHSYGPVVGWFYNESRPGNDPTRKWEWWGNTSISTKEDYRFGFYDEKAQDLDQLAYNNPFYLIVKSADNKRSETGPPIGTPYFLRNTNQTSILDRYRNDGYDVIPAEANAKNILTVGGAELKLQNGRIGGFSVSDFSGWGPTDDGRIKPDLLGVGTSIISSISNADNAYATMSGTSTASANVSGTLILLQELFYRQKAYFMRSATLKGLVLHTADKPLDKLGPSYEYGWGLLNAEKAAKVLINSDNNHVVLEKSLRQNETYQQKIIATGNTPLVVTLSWTDPEGTPTRITTQTVDDPTIKLINDLDVRLSDDTGNTWFPWVLDPANPAKEASRGDNIRDNTEQAVIESPTPGKVYTLTIRHKRTLQTGTQPYSLFISGISPQDCNAAVQLVAGKDTTLCGNIALKMQIKGDNGLTYQWMKDGQLLATSTSTSLDISQEGVYSVKAIGYQCSAQSKPISVRVSGLTAQISPAGSFAICAGKAVRLSANEGLGYRYQWQRNGSPIAGATMSVLTPTEPGTYSVIIRSNSCTAVSRPTQLLSALQQPVISTNTGTLIPPKGSIRLTTTTGEGMTYRWFLNDNPITTATGARLTASLPGKYTVEITQNGCSIMSAPLILTNVPYPTNTPATVPEILIVKENLSLFPNPVVHTLTVAYASDNTYDLTAHIVTMDGVELAGKLLYDNGSVFLNQFDVSELPPGKYFIQVSDGRRSIAKPFVKQ, encoded by the coding sequence ATGGTCTATCTATCAGTTATTTGCATTTTTGTCAAAGGCCAAACCGTCGAAACCCGTCTCAAAACACCAGAAAACACGGCTGGTTTACGCCACCTCGACCTCCAAAAACGCTACACCCTGAATCGCCAAAAGGCGCTGAGTCTTGCCAAAAAACAAAAATGGTTTATTAGCAAAAAATATGCCAAGGAGCGCATTTTAACCTTACAGGGAGTTGACACATTTGGTATACCCGTTTATTACACTGTTCATAACCTTTTGGCTTCTGCAGGTACGCACACCACCAACCTCTACAACGGCGGAGGCTTAGGTATTGATTTAAAAGGGGATTTGCCGCAGCTTAATGGCACCCTTTGCCTCTGGGACGGTGGCTTACCTCGACTTTCGCACATTGAATTTGGGGGGAGAATCCGTCAAAAAGACGGCAGTACCCTACTGAGCGACCATGCCACGCACCTATCAGGAACAATGGCCGCTGCTGGCATCAATTCACAGGTAAAAGGAATGGCGTACGGAGCTAAATTAGATGTTTGGGACTATACAGATGATGTGGTGGAAATGTCCCGCGAGGCATCAAAAATGTTGGTTTCAAATCACTCGTACGGCCCCGTTGTGGGTTGGTTTTACAATGAAAGTCGGCCGGGTAACGACCCGACTCGTAAATGGGAATGGTGGGGTAATACGAGCATCAGCACAAAAGAAGATTATCGCTTTGGGTTTTATGACGAAAAAGCGCAGGACTTGGATCAATTGGCGTACAACAACCCCTTTTACCTGATTGTAAAATCGGCCGATAACAAACGTAGCGAAACAGGCCCGCCCATCGGAACGCCTTATTTCTTACGAAATACAAACCAAACAAGTATTTTGGATCGGTACCGGAACGATGGCTACGACGTGATTCCCGCCGAAGCCAACGCCAAAAATATTTTAACCGTTGGCGGAGCAGAATTAAAACTGCAAAATGGCCGCATCGGTGGTTTCTCCGTCTCCGATTTTAGCGGTTGGGGGCCTACCGACGACGGACGCATCAAACCAGACTTATTGGGCGTAGGGACAAGCATTATTTCTTCCATCTCAAACGCCGACAACGCCTACGCAACTATGTCGGGGACTTCAACTGCTTCCGCCAATGTTTCGGGTACGTTGATTCTGTTACAGGAGCTTTTTTACCGTCAAAAAGCCTATTTTATGCGTTCGGCCACGTTAAAAGGACTGGTACTCCACACGGCCGACAAACCACTCGACAAATTGGGCCCAAGCTACGAATACGGATGGGGCTTGCTCAACGCCGAAAAAGCCGCCAAAGTCCTGATTAATTCAGACAATAACCATGTCGTGCTTGAAAAATCACTTCGGCAGAATGAAACTTATCAACAAAAAATCATTGCTACGGGCAATACTCCTTTGGTCGTAACCCTTAGTTGGACCGACCCAGAAGGTACGCCCACCCGGATTACGACCCAAACCGTAGATGACCCAACCATTAAACTCATCAATGACCTCGACGTACGTCTGAGCGACGATACTGGCAATACATGGTTCCCGTGGGTACTTGACCCCGCAAATCCCGCCAAAGAAGCAAGCAGGGGCGACAATATTCGGGACAATACCGAGCAAGCGGTGATTGAATCGCCAACGCCCGGAAAAGTGTATACTTTGACCATTCGGCATAAACGAACGCTGCAAACTGGCACCCAGCCTTATTCTCTGTTTATTAGCGGCATAAGCCCTCAGGATTGCAACGCAGCCGTTCAGTTAGTAGCAGGAAAAGACACGACGCTTTGCGGAAATATTGCCCTAAAGATGCAAATCAAAGGTGACAATGGCCTGACCTATCAATGGATGAAAGACGGGCAGTTGCTTGCTACCTCTACTTCTACCTCACTGGATATTTCACAGGAAGGGGTCTATTCCGTCAAGGCCATCGGGTATCAATGTTCGGCCCAATCAAAACCCATCAGCGTCCGTGTTTCTGGACTAACTGCTCAAATCAGCCCCGCAGGAAGTTTTGCTATCTGCGCGGGCAAGGCGGTACGACTATCCGCGAATGAAGGCTTGGGCTATCGATATCAATGGCAACGCAACGGCAGCCCCATTGCAGGCGCCACCATGTCGGTTCTTACCCCAACAGAACCTGGAACGTATAGTGTTATCATTCGGAGCAATAGTTGCACGGCCGTTTCCAGGCCGACTCAATTGCTTTCGGCGCTTCAACAGCCCGTTATTTCAACCAACACTGGTACCCTCATCCCCCCGAAAGGGAGTATTCGGCTCACAACCACTACGGGCGAAGGAATGACCTACCGCTGGTTTCTAAACGATAACCCTATTACGACTGCTACTGGAGCGCGGCTGACCGCATCATTACCTGGTAAATACACCGTTGAAATTACACAAAACGGGTGTTCCATTATGTCGGCCCCCCTCATCCTGACCAACGTTCCGTATCCAACAAATACCCCCGCCACGGTTCCTGAAATATTGATTGTGAAGGAAAACCTATCGCTTTTTCCAAACCCCGTCGTTCATACCCTGACCGTCGCGTATGCATCTGACAATACGTACGATTTAACGGCGCATATTGTGACGATGGACGGAGTTGAACTCGCGGGCAAATTGCTATACGACAACGGTAGTGTGTTTCTGAATCAGTTTGATGTATCAGAACTCCCGCCGGGTAAGTACTTCATTCAGGTCAGCGACGGGCGACGTTCCATTGCCAAACCTTTTGTAAAGCAATGA
- a CDS encoding deoxyribose-phosphate aldolase — protein sequence MNHAIELSVLSPMASVESMIDAFEAVQQNGFATLTVPPFWVKKLHRDWPESAQAILSTVIGYPLGYQRTETKQTETECALNDGAREIQVVMNTSAWFSNSNGWPKVEFAKLAKLIHQREAIFTVIIETDFFDESNLLRALKTAADAGADYVQNTTGFFQKPFDLAKAVRFKQLTPARVGCKIWAEGATNEDFTKLLEHGAERLCLPFRS from the coding sequence ATGAATCATGCCATCGAACTTAGCGTTTTGTCGCCCATGGCCTCGGTCGAATCTATGATTGATGCCTTTGAAGCCGTGCAGCAAAACGGGTTTGCCACATTGACCGTTCCTCCTTTTTGGGTCAAAAAATTACACCGCGATTGGCCTGAATCCGCCCAAGCCATTTTATCGACCGTGATTGGGTATCCTTTGGGCTACCAACGCACCGAAACCAAGCAAACTGAAACAGAATGCGCCCTTAACGATGGCGCGCGCGAAATTCAGGTGGTAATGAATACATCGGCTTGGTTTTCGAATTCAAACGGTTGGCCCAAAGTAGAATTTGCCAAACTCGCCAAACTGATTCACCAACGAGAAGCTATTTTTACGGTGATTATCGAAACCGATTTTTTTGATGAGTCCAACCTTCTTCGTGCTCTCAAAACTGCCGCCGACGCGGGAGCGGATTACGTACAAAATACCACAGGATTTTTCCAAAAACCATTTGACCTAGCAAAAGCAGTACGCTTTAAGCAGCTCACACCCGCCCGAGTTGGCTGCAAAATTTGGGCTGAGGGTGCTACCAATGAAGATTTTACGAAGCTATTGGAACACGGAGCAGAAAGGCTATGTTTGCCTTTCAGAAGCTAA
- a CDS encoding S8 family serine peptidase, whose product MHYRLRFILLGLSFFSLTGYAQLKPLYSSEQRQKLQDVQKSIENQHLTLNTQLQTLARQNNWPLRQDFSDGRVMILSGVSDTGQPLYNITTTNRGAAITTRTNALYDGGGLGLNLTGGSSVMKDRLGIWDGGAVLKTHSELTGRITQVDGATSVSSHATHVSGTMIATGINPRARGMANTATLLAHDFNNDTPEMANAAANLLVSNHSYGTLSGWRLNTDRPGTDNNLKWEWYGDSTINSLQDYKFGFYDARTREWDRIAYNAPYYLIVNSAGNDRGTTGPPAGTAYFFGSSSRKSTTPRAAQTGYDLISTYGTAKNSLTVGAISVLNNGYNQISDPRISSFSSWGPTDDGRIKPDIVGVGVSVFSTTSTGNNAYTTLSGTSMSSPNVSGSIFLLQELYHNLNGTFMRSATLKGLVLHTADDAGNPGPDYQYGWGLLDERQAAEVLLNKDKSHLITERTLLPNETYTTQVVASGKGPLIATICWTDPEATSFAATTANFNNRTPKLMNDLDIRISDGTTESLPWVLDPEQPANNATRGDNIRDNVEQIMIPNAIPGRTYTITIKHKGTLTNNTQLYALILSGIGGKAYCESRATSDADTKITKVVLGNVTQLANNGCQTYSDFMSQVVAISSGQSIPLEISVGSCGGDFNKVVKAFVDWNSDGDFDDENETVAASSVMGNGVFSTVLKAPSGLIFNNLSRIRIVTTETNNPAGVTACGIYAKGETQEFLVRFTRPTRDVSLSALVTPENNFCSNQLSSVTIRLKNNGSEALTAIPVSVQVSEPSGAVLGTITSTFTQALTAFSETAFSLTAPFLSELKPATNYLFTIKTLLPDDQDSLNNNLIQTRAVAGPTMITAATATYCGTDPLSLIVKGNGTAFWYDSPSSSQFIAVGNSTSSSVRLPGGTFYVALNDFSGTLGPTTKSAFTGGTYSGNFGPAPLIRTEVPILLESARLYTSSAGRLTFTVYGLDDKFISTTTIDVTASRNPNAPNQGAPTGQISDDPSDPGKVYSLNLAIPAAGDYKITIEYENGATIFRSNAGVSGFPFSIPNVITLKGALFTQNGGIDTLTNAYYYFYDLKVKSLGCSSDRIPVVSQSSTGATPTISVTGSTTICEGTVIDLTAPANGGSYQWFFNNQPVSGATNATFSAGNSGVYTVSTSVNNCLPSVSSPVTITTKKAEKPTITTNGIELTSSAVSGNQWLLNGLPIAGATAKTYMPSQTGGYSVRGNVNGCGELISDEVRITITAMEPVSPIAEVYKVYPNPTEDFVILEYTSPTPILQKIMAYLYDLQGRLVLKKQMEGDEKKISTQFNLKMLQSGTFFAIIEVEGTPTRIINAIVKH is encoded by the coding sequence ATGCACTACCGTTTACGATTCATTCTCCTGGGGCTATCCTTTTTTTCGTTGACTGGCTACGCACAACTCAAACCATTGTATTCGAGCGAGCAACGGCAGAAACTCCAAGACGTACAGAAGTCCATTGAAAATCAACACCTTACTCTAAATACCCAATTACAAACTCTGGCCCGGCAAAACAATTGGCCATTGCGACAGGATTTCTCCGACGGCAGGGTGATGATTTTGAGCGGAGTGAGCGACACGGGTCAACCTCTCTACAATATTACAACAACCAACCGGGGAGCCGCAATTACGACCCGCACCAATGCGCTCTACGATGGCGGCGGATTGGGGCTGAACCTCACGGGCGGCAGCAGTGTGATGAAAGACCGATTGGGCATTTGGGACGGCGGTGCCGTTTTGAAAACCCACAGCGAATTGACCGGGCGCATTACGCAGGTAGACGGTGCAACCAGCGTAAGCAGCCACGCCACCCACGTAAGCGGCACCATGATTGCCACAGGCATCAATCCACGGGCGCGTGGGATGGCTAATACGGCCACGCTACTGGCCCATGATTTCAACAATGATACCCCCGAAATGGCCAATGCCGCCGCCAACTTACTTGTTTCCAACCATTCGTACGGAACACTATCGGGCTGGCGGTTGAATACCGACCGACCTGGCACCGATAACAATCTTAAATGGGAATGGTACGGGGATTCAACCATCAACAGCCTTCAGGACTACAAATTTGGTTTTTATGATGCGCGCACCCGCGAATGGGACCGCATTGCTTATAATGCTCCTTATTATCTCATTGTCAATTCGGCGGGCAACGACCGGGGCACAACCGGCCCACCCGCAGGAACTGCCTATTTTTTTGGAAGTAGCAGCCGTAAAAGTACCACTCCACGCGCCGCCCAAACAGGATACGATTTAATCTCGACTTACGGAACCGCCAAAAACAGCCTGACGGTGGGTGCCATCAGTGTGTTGAATAATGGATATAATCAAATTTCTGACCCACGCATTTCAAGTTTTAGCAGTTGGGGCCCCACCGACGACGGACGCATCAAACCCGATATTGTGGGGGTGGGCGTGAGTGTTTTCTCAACCACTTCCACGGGCAATAACGCCTACACAACCCTCAGCGGTACGTCTATGTCGTCGCCCAATGTATCGGGCTCTATTTTTCTATTGCAGGAATTATACCATAACCTAAACGGTACGTTTATGCGTTCGGCCACCTTAAAAGGACTCGTGTTGCATACCGCCGACGATGCTGGCAATCCCGGACCCGATTACCAATACGGTTGGGGATTGTTGGACGAACGGCAAGCCGCCGAAGTGCTTCTCAACAAAGATAAATCGCATTTAATCACCGAGCGTACTTTATTGCCCAACGAAACCTACACAACGCAGGTAGTGGCTTCGGGAAAAGGCCCGCTCATTGCTACCATTTGCTGGACCGACCCAGAAGCGACATCGTTTGCCGCGACCACCGCCAATTTTAATAACCGTACTCCTAAGTTAATGAACGACTTAGATATCCGTATTTCCGACGGAACGACCGAATCGCTCCCCTGGGTGCTGGACCCAGAGCAACCCGCCAACAACGCAACACGGGGGGATAACATTCGGGACAATGTGGAACAAATCATGATTCCCAACGCGATTCCAGGGCGTACCTACACCATCACTATAAAGCACAAAGGCACATTAACCAACAACACCCAACTTTACGCACTGATTCTCAGCGGTATCGGCGGCAAGGCATATTGTGAATCCCGGGCTACATCCGACGCAGACACTAAAATTACGAAAGTGGTACTGGGAAATGTCACCCAACTTGCCAATAACGGCTGCCAAACGTACAGTGATTTTATGAGTCAAGTCGTAGCGATTTCTTCAGGGCAAAGTATTCCTTTGGAAATAAGCGTCGGCTCTTGCGGCGGAGATTTCAACAAAGTAGTAAAAGCGTTTGTGGACTGGAATTCAGACGGAGATTTTGACGATGAAAACGAAACGGTCGCAGCTTCGTCAGTCATGGGCAATGGCGTTTTTTCGACCGTTCTTAAAGCGCCGTCTGGGTTAATCTTCAATAACCTGTCCCGCATACGTATCGTAACGACCGAAACCAACAACCCCGCCGGTGTAACAGCCTGCGGCATATACGCCAAGGGCGAAACGCAGGAGTTTTTAGTGCGTTTTACGCGCCCCACGCGCGACGTGAGCCTATCAGCATTGGTCACACCTGAAAATAACTTTTGCAGCAATCAACTCAGCAGCGTTACCATTCGACTTAAAAACAACGGTTCGGAAGCTCTAACGGCTATTCCCGTTTCGGTTCAAGTATCGGAGCCATCAGGTGCAGTACTCGGAACCATTACCTCAACGTTTACGCAGGCTTTAACCGCTTTTTCGGAAACTGCGTTTTCATTGACCGCGCCATTTTTGAGTGAATTAAAACCCGCGACAAACTATCTCTTTACAATCAAAACACTCTTGCCCGACGATCAGGATTCGCTGAACAATAACCTGATTCAAACCAGAGCAGTGGCAGGTCCAACAATGATTACTGCGGCCACGGCGACGTACTGCGGTACCGACCCGCTTTCGCTCATCGTCAAAGGCAACGGAACCGCCTTTTGGTATGACAGTCCTTCTTCCTCTCAATTTATTGCCGTCGGCAACTCAACGAGTAGCAGTGTACGTTTGCCGGGAGGGACTTTTTACGTAGCCCTCAACGATTTCAGCGGCACCTTAGGCCCTACTACCAAATCCGCTTTTACGGGAGGAACCTATTCTGGCAATTTCGGCCCCGCGCCGCTCATTCGCACCGAAGTACCCATTTTGTTAGAAAGCGCTCGGCTGTACACCTCTTCGGCCGGTCGACTGACGTTTACCGTGTATGGTTTGGATGATAAATTTATCTCTACCACCACGATTGATGTAACCGCCAGCCGAAATCCTAACGCCCCCAATCAAGGAGCACCCACGGGGCAAATCTCCGACGACCCGAGCGACCCTGGCAAGGTATACTCGCTGAATTTGGCCATTCCCGCCGCTGGAGATTATAAAATTACGATTGAGTACGAAAACGGGGCCACCATATTCCGTAGCAATGCGGGTGTATCGGGCTTTCCGTTCAGCATTCCCAATGTTATTACATTGAAAGGGGCGTTGTTTACCCAAAACGGCGGGATTGATACCCTCACAAACGCCTATTACTATTTTTATGATTTAAAGGTTAAATCGTTGGGCTGTTCGAGCGACAGAATTCCCGTTGTATCCCAGTCCTCCACGGGGGCTACTCCGACCATCTCGGTCACGGGAAGTACCACCATCTGCGAAGGCACAGTCATTGACCTCACGGCCCCCGCAAATGGCGGCTCGTACCAGTGGTTTTTCAATAATCAGCCCGTTAGTGGAGCCACGAATGCTACCTTCTCGGCGGGCAATTCAGGCGTGTATACAGTGAGTACGTCGGTCAACAACTGCCTGCCTTCGGTGTCATCACCCGTGACCATCACCACCAAGAAAGCCGAAAAACCCACGATTACAACCAACGGCATCGAGCTTACATCCAGTGCCGTTTCGGGCAACCAATGGTTACTGAATGGACTACCGATTGCGGGTGCTACCGCCAAAACATACATGCCATCACAAACGGGTGGCTACTCAGTGAGAGGCAATGTAAATGGATGTGGCGAATTGATTTCGGACGAAGTACGGATTACAATCACGGCTATGGAACCCGTTTCTCCGATTGCGGAGGTATATAAAGTATATCCCAATCCAACCGAAGATTTTGTCATTTTAGAATATACTTCACCGACCCCCATTTTGCAAAAAATAATGGCTTATTTGTACGACTTACAGGGCCGTTTGGTACTGAAAAAACAGATGGAAGGGGATGAAAAAAAAATTAGTACGCAATTTAACCTCAAAATGCTGCAAAGCGGTACGTTTTTTGCTATAATTGAGGTGGAGGGTACACCAACGCGCATCATTAATGCCATTGTAAAACACTAA